One genomic window of Paramormyrops kingsleyae isolate MSU_618 chromosome 20, PKINGS_0.4, whole genome shotgun sequence includes the following:
- the hectd2 gene encoding probable E3 ubiquitin-protein ligase HECTD2 isoform X3 produces MSTMSQKRGAASQSFSTQILLPAARHVRELPPICLGVRQKHRISINTLPPEMKAPFPSDPIIPLRTKTTKEFQEDVERATASGDWTTVHDFYLTTFDSFLELNAAFKREANTPFDTIEDSGINIKFVNAVYDALLYTPADIQKSVLKGIINSLLREWKGPRTKDDLRAYFVLVQNPQYNSVTTYVIYAHLLRQIASLTEADHHFLVHWFIKLSQRRFRQLVERLLHFISTRLLPARPEELPPMTKCSWWIPSATKVLALLNASNSIAAPPIIPFADLYNLTLDHIDIMEDYQTWQSHGSSRFSFCQFPFILSIVTKKNIIQRDSEQQMISMARQSLVDKVSRRQRVDMSLLFLNINVRRQQLLSDSLNELTRKRADLKKKLKVTFVGEAGLDMGGLTKEWFLLLIRQIFHTDYGMFTYFKNSHCHWFSSWKCDNYSEFRLVGVLMGLAVYNSITLDIRFPPCCYKKLLTPPVVPCDQNAPVGMATLTLDDLRQVMPDLAHGLEELLRYEGNVEEDFCATFQVFQEELGVVKSYNLRPGGDKIAVTNQNRREYVQLYVDFLLNKSIYKQFAAFYYGFHSVCASNALMLLRPEEVEILVCGNPELDISALQKVTQYEGYSKNDPTVRCFWDVVLGFPPELQKRLLHFSTGSDRVPVGGMADLNFKIAKIEVPSDWLPVSHTCFNQLCLPPYKSKKELKLKLTIAISNAEGFGLE; encoded by the exons ATGTCCACCATGAGTCAAAAGAGGGGGGCAGCAAGCCAGAGCTTCTCCACCCAGATTCTCCTGCCCGCTGCTCGACACG TGAGGGAACTGCCCCCCATTTGCCTGGGCGTCCGGCAGAAGCACCGTATCTCCATCAACACACTCCCACCTGAGATGAAGGCCCCTTTCCCATCGGACCCCATCATCCCCCTGCGCACTAAAACCACCAAAGAGTTTCA GGAGGACGTGGAGAGGGCCACGGCTTCGGGTGACTGGACAACTGTCCACGATTTCTACCTAACAACGTTCGACTCCTTTTTAGAACTCAATGCTGCCTTCAAG AGAGAAGCCAATACCCCGTTTGACACAATCGAAGATTCTGGCATCAATATCAAATTCGTCAACGCCGTTTATGATGCCTTACTCTATACA CCCGCAGACATCCAGAAGTCGGTGCTGAAGGGAATAATTAACAGTTTATTAAGGGAATGGAAAGG GCCCCGGACGAAGGACGACCTGAGGGCGTATTTCGTACTCGTTCAG AACCCGCAGTACAACAGCGTCACCACATATGTGATCTACGCGCACTTGCTGAGGCAGATTGCCTCTCTGACTGAAGCCGACCACCATTTCCTGGTGCACTGGTTTATAAA ACTTTCCCAGCGCCGCTTCAGGCAGTTAGTGGAGCGCCTGCTGCACTTCATTTCCACGCGTCTGCTTCCGGCCCGGCCCGAGGAGCTGCCACCCATGACCAAGTGCTCCTGGTGGATTCCATCCGCCACCAAAGTCCTGGCTCTGCTGA ATGCTTCCAATAGCATCGCTGCTCCCCCGATCATCCCCTTCGCTGACTTATACAACCTCACCCTGGACCACATTGACATCATGGAAGACTACCAGACCTGGCAGAGCCATGGGAGTTCAAG GTTTTCATTTTGCCAGTTTCCTTTCATCCTGTCAATAGTGACGAAGAAAAACATCATCCAGAGGGACTCGGAGCAGCAGATGATCAGCATGGCCAGG CAAAGCCTTGTGGACAAAGTCTCGCGCAGGCAAAGAGTCGACATGAGCTTGCTCTTCCTCAACATCAACGTCCGTCGGCAGCAGCTGCTCAGTGATTCGCTGAATGAG CTTACTAGAAAGCGAGCAGACCTCAAAAAGAAGCTGAAGGTGACTTTTGTGGGGGAGGCCGGTTTGGACATGGGGGGGCTCACCAAAGAATGGTTCCTGCTTCTGATCCGGCAGATTTTCCACACAGACTACG GCATGTTTACGTACTTTAAGAATTCCCACTGCCATTGGTTCAGCAGCTGGAAGTGCGATAACTATTCGGAATTCCGGTTGGTCGGAGTT CTGATGGGCCTGGCCGTGTACAACAGCATCACCCTGGACATCCGCTTCCCCCCGTGCTGCTACAAGAAGCTGCTGACGCCGCCCGTCGTGCCGTGTGACCAGAACGCCCCCGTCGGCATGGCGACCCTCACCCTGGACGACTTGCGGCAGGTCATGCCG GACCTCGCTCACGGATTGGAGGAGCTTCTCAGGTACGAGGGGAACGTAGAAGAGGATTTCTGTGCCACTTTTCAG GTTTTCCAGGAAGAGCTTGGCGTTGTGAAGTCCTACAATCTCAGGCCTGGTGGTGACAAGATTGCCGTCACAAACCAGAACAGAAGGG AATATGTCCAGCTCTATGTCGATTTCCTCCTGAACAAGTCAATCTACAAGCAGTTTGCGGCCTTCTACTACGGATTCCACAGTGTTTGTGCCTCAAATGCATTAATG CTGCTGAGGCCAGAAGAGGTGGAGATACTGGTGTGCGGCAATCCCGAGCTGGACATTAGCGCCCTGCAGAAGGTCACGCAGTACGAAGGCTACAGCAAGAACGACCCCACCGTGCG CTGCTTCTGGGACGTGGTCCTGGGATTCCCGCCGGAGCTGCAGAAGCGGCTGCTTCACTTCTCTACGGGGAGCGACAGGGTCCCAGTGGGAGGGATGGCTGACCTCAACTTTAAAATAGCAAAGATTGAAGTTCCTTCTGACTG GTTACCAGTATCCCATACATGTTTCAACCAGCTCTGTCTACCGCCCTATAAGAGCAAGAAGGAACTGAAGCTGAAGCTGACAATCGCCATTTCAAATGCTGAAGGATTTGGCTTGGAGTGA
- the hectd2 gene encoding probable E3 ubiquitin-protein ligase HECTD2 isoform X1 produces MNESIPSSLCPDEKERERLPPILNHPPSGYDRGAKQHFPSFSSFMSTMSQKRGAASQSFSTQILLPAARHVRELPPICLGVRQKHRISINTLPPEMKAPFPSDPIIPLRTKTTKEFQEDVERATASGDWTTVHDFYLTTFDSFLELNAAFKREANTPFDTIEDSGINIKFVNAVYDALLYTPADIQKSVLKGIINSLLREWKGPRTKDDLRAYFVLVQNPQYNSVTTYVIYAHLLRQIASLTEADHHFLVHWFIKLSQRRFRQLVERLLHFISTRLLPARPEELPPMTKCSWWIPSATKVLALLNASNSIAAPPIIPFADLYNLTLDHIDIMEDYQTWQSHGSSRFSFCQFPFILSIVTKKNIIQRDSEQQMISMARQSLVDKVSRRQRVDMSLLFLNINVRRQQLLSDSLNELTRKRADLKKKLKVTFVGEAGLDMGGLTKEWFLLLIRQIFHTDYGMFTYFKNSHCHWFSSWKCDNYSEFRLVGVLMGLAVYNSITLDIRFPPCCYKKLLTPPVVPCDQNAPVGMATLTLDDLRQVMPDLAHGLEELLRYEGNVEEDFCATFQVFQEELGVVKSYNLRPGGDKIAVTNQNRREYVQLYVDFLLNKSIYKQFAAFYYGFHSVCASNALMLLRPEEVEILVCGNPELDISALQKVTQYEGYSKNDPTVRCFWDVVLGFPPELQKRLLHFSTGSDRVPVGGMADLNFKIAKIEVPSDWLPVSHTCFNQLCLPPYKSKKELKLKLTIAISNAEGFGLE; encoded by the exons GGGTATGACCGTGGAGCGAAGCAGCACTTCCCTTCCTTCAGCAGCTTCATGTCCACCATGAGTCAAAAGAGGGGGGCAGCAAGCCAGAGCTTCTCCACCCAGATTCTCCTGCCCGCTGCTCGACACG TGAGGGAACTGCCCCCCATTTGCCTGGGCGTCCGGCAGAAGCACCGTATCTCCATCAACACACTCCCACCTGAGATGAAGGCCCCTTTCCCATCGGACCCCATCATCCCCCTGCGCACTAAAACCACCAAAGAGTTTCA GGAGGACGTGGAGAGGGCCACGGCTTCGGGTGACTGGACAACTGTCCACGATTTCTACCTAACAACGTTCGACTCCTTTTTAGAACTCAATGCTGCCTTCAAG AGAGAAGCCAATACCCCGTTTGACACAATCGAAGATTCTGGCATCAATATCAAATTCGTCAACGCCGTTTATGATGCCTTACTCTATACA CCCGCAGACATCCAGAAGTCGGTGCTGAAGGGAATAATTAACAGTTTATTAAGGGAATGGAAAGG GCCCCGGACGAAGGACGACCTGAGGGCGTATTTCGTACTCGTTCAG AACCCGCAGTACAACAGCGTCACCACATATGTGATCTACGCGCACTTGCTGAGGCAGATTGCCTCTCTGACTGAAGCCGACCACCATTTCCTGGTGCACTGGTTTATAAA ACTTTCCCAGCGCCGCTTCAGGCAGTTAGTGGAGCGCCTGCTGCACTTCATTTCCACGCGTCTGCTTCCGGCCCGGCCCGAGGAGCTGCCACCCATGACCAAGTGCTCCTGGTGGATTCCATCCGCCACCAAAGTCCTGGCTCTGCTGA ATGCTTCCAATAGCATCGCTGCTCCCCCGATCATCCCCTTCGCTGACTTATACAACCTCACCCTGGACCACATTGACATCATGGAAGACTACCAGACCTGGCAGAGCCATGGGAGTTCAAG GTTTTCATTTTGCCAGTTTCCTTTCATCCTGTCAATAGTGACGAAGAAAAACATCATCCAGAGGGACTCGGAGCAGCAGATGATCAGCATGGCCAGG CAAAGCCTTGTGGACAAAGTCTCGCGCAGGCAAAGAGTCGACATGAGCTTGCTCTTCCTCAACATCAACGTCCGTCGGCAGCAGCTGCTCAGTGATTCGCTGAATGAG CTTACTAGAAAGCGAGCAGACCTCAAAAAGAAGCTGAAGGTGACTTTTGTGGGGGAGGCCGGTTTGGACATGGGGGGGCTCACCAAAGAATGGTTCCTGCTTCTGATCCGGCAGATTTTCCACACAGACTACG GCATGTTTACGTACTTTAAGAATTCCCACTGCCATTGGTTCAGCAGCTGGAAGTGCGATAACTATTCGGAATTCCGGTTGGTCGGAGTT CTGATGGGCCTGGCCGTGTACAACAGCATCACCCTGGACATCCGCTTCCCCCCGTGCTGCTACAAGAAGCTGCTGACGCCGCCCGTCGTGCCGTGTGACCAGAACGCCCCCGTCGGCATGGCGACCCTCACCCTGGACGACTTGCGGCAGGTCATGCCG GACCTCGCTCACGGATTGGAGGAGCTTCTCAGGTACGAGGGGAACGTAGAAGAGGATTTCTGTGCCACTTTTCAG GTTTTCCAGGAAGAGCTTGGCGTTGTGAAGTCCTACAATCTCAGGCCTGGTGGTGACAAGATTGCCGTCACAAACCAGAACAGAAGGG AATATGTCCAGCTCTATGTCGATTTCCTCCTGAACAAGTCAATCTACAAGCAGTTTGCGGCCTTCTACTACGGATTCCACAGTGTTTGTGCCTCAAATGCATTAATG CTGCTGAGGCCAGAAGAGGTGGAGATACTGGTGTGCGGCAATCCCGAGCTGGACATTAGCGCCCTGCAGAAGGTCACGCAGTACGAAGGCTACAGCAAGAACGACCCCACCGTGCG CTGCTTCTGGGACGTGGTCCTGGGATTCCCGCCGGAGCTGCAGAAGCGGCTGCTTCACTTCTCTACGGGGAGCGACAGGGTCCCAGTGGGAGGGATGGCTGACCTCAACTTTAAAATAGCAAAGATTGAAGTTCCTTCTGACTG GTTACCAGTATCCCATACATGTTTCAACCAGCTCTGTCTACCGCCCTATAAGAGCAAGAAGGAACTGAAGCTGAAGCTGACAATCGCCATTTCAAATGCTGAAGGATTTGGCTTGGAGTGA
- the hectd2 gene encoding probable E3 ubiquitin-protein ligase HECTD2 isoform X2, giving the protein MSFPKGYDRGAKQHFPSFSSFMSTMSQKRGAASQSFSTQILLPAARHVRELPPICLGVRQKHRISINTLPPEMKAPFPSDPIIPLRTKTTKEFQEDVERATASGDWTTVHDFYLTTFDSFLELNAAFKREANTPFDTIEDSGINIKFVNAVYDALLYTPADIQKSVLKGIINSLLREWKGPRTKDDLRAYFVLVQNPQYNSVTTYVIYAHLLRQIASLTEADHHFLVHWFIKLSQRRFRQLVERLLHFISTRLLPARPEELPPMTKCSWWIPSATKVLALLNASNSIAAPPIIPFADLYNLTLDHIDIMEDYQTWQSHGSSRFSFCQFPFILSIVTKKNIIQRDSEQQMISMARQSLVDKVSRRQRVDMSLLFLNINVRRQQLLSDSLNELTRKRADLKKKLKVTFVGEAGLDMGGLTKEWFLLLIRQIFHTDYGMFTYFKNSHCHWFSSWKCDNYSEFRLVGVLMGLAVYNSITLDIRFPPCCYKKLLTPPVVPCDQNAPVGMATLTLDDLRQVMPDLAHGLEELLRYEGNVEEDFCATFQVFQEELGVVKSYNLRPGGDKIAVTNQNRREYVQLYVDFLLNKSIYKQFAAFYYGFHSVCASNALMLLRPEEVEILVCGNPELDISALQKVTQYEGYSKNDPTVRCFWDVVLGFPPELQKRLLHFSTGSDRVPVGGMADLNFKIAKIEVPSDWLPVSHTCFNQLCLPPYKSKKELKLKLTIAISNAEGFGLE; this is encoded by the exons ATGTCATTTCCAAAG GGGTATGACCGTGGAGCGAAGCAGCACTTCCCTTCCTTCAGCAGCTTCATGTCCACCATGAGTCAAAAGAGGGGGGCAGCAAGCCAGAGCTTCTCCACCCAGATTCTCCTGCCCGCTGCTCGACACG TGAGGGAACTGCCCCCCATTTGCCTGGGCGTCCGGCAGAAGCACCGTATCTCCATCAACACACTCCCACCTGAGATGAAGGCCCCTTTCCCATCGGACCCCATCATCCCCCTGCGCACTAAAACCACCAAAGAGTTTCA GGAGGACGTGGAGAGGGCCACGGCTTCGGGTGACTGGACAACTGTCCACGATTTCTACCTAACAACGTTCGACTCCTTTTTAGAACTCAATGCTGCCTTCAAG AGAGAAGCCAATACCCCGTTTGACACAATCGAAGATTCTGGCATCAATATCAAATTCGTCAACGCCGTTTATGATGCCTTACTCTATACA CCCGCAGACATCCAGAAGTCGGTGCTGAAGGGAATAATTAACAGTTTATTAAGGGAATGGAAAGG GCCCCGGACGAAGGACGACCTGAGGGCGTATTTCGTACTCGTTCAG AACCCGCAGTACAACAGCGTCACCACATATGTGATCTACGCGCACTTGCTGAGGCAGATTGCCTCTCTGACTGAAGCCGACCACCATTTCCTGGTGCACTGGTTTATAAA ACTTTCCCAGCGCCGCTTCAGGCAGTTAGTGGAGCGCCTGCTGCACTTCATTTCCACGCGTCTGCTTCCGGCCCGGCCCGAGGAGCTGCCACCCATGACCAAGTGCTCCTGGTGGATTCCATCCGCCACCAAAGTCCTGGCTCTGCTGA ATGCTTCCAATAGCATCGCTGCTCCCCCGATCATCCCCTTCGCTGACTTATACAACCTCACCCTGGACCACATTGACATCATGGAAGACTACCAGACCTGGCAGAGCCATGGGAGTTCAAG GTTTTCATTTTGCCAGTTTCCTTTCATCCTGTCAATAGTGACGAAGAAAAACATCATCCAGAGGGACTCGGAGCAGCAGATGATCAGCATGGCCAGG CAAAGCCTTGTGGACAAAGTCTCGCGCAGGCAAAGAGTCGACATGAGCTTGCTCTTCCTCAACATCAACGTCCGTCGGCAGCAGCTGCTCAGTGATTCGCTGAATGAG CTTACTAGAAAGCGAGCAGACCTCAAAAAGAAGCTGAAGGTGACTTTTGTGGGGGAGGCCGGTTTGGACATGGGGGGGCTCACCAAAGAATGGTTCCTGCTTCTGATCCGGCAGATTTTCCACACAGACTACG GCATGTTTACGTACTTTAAGAATTCCCACTGCCATTGGTTCAGCAGCTGGAAGTGCGATAACTATTCGGAATTCCGGTTGGTCGGAGTT CTGATGGGCCTGGCCGTGTACAACAGCATCACCCTGGACATCCGCTTCCCCCCGTGCTGCTACAAGAAGCTGCTGACGCCGCCCGTCGTGCCGTGTGACCAGAACGCCCCCGTCGGCATGGCGACCCTCACCCTGGACGACTTGCGGCAGGTCATGCCG GACCTCGCTCACGGATTGGAGGAGCTTCTCAGGTACGAGGGGAACGTAGAAGAGGATTTCTGTGCCACTTTTCAG GTTTTCCAGGAAGAGCTTGGCGTTGTGAAGTCCTACAATCTCAGGCCTGGTGGTGACAAGATTGCCGTCACAAACCAGAACAGAAGGG AATATGTCCAGCTCTATGTCGATTTCCTCCTGAACAAGTCAATCTACAAGCAGTTTGCGGCCTTCTACTACGGATTCCACAGTGTTTGTGCCTCAAATGCATTAATG CTGCTGAGGCCAGAAGAGGTGGAGATACTGGTGTGCGGCAATCCCGAGCTGGACATTAGCGCCCTGCAGAAGGTCACGCAGTACGAAGGCTACAGCAAGAACGACCCCACCGTGCG CTGCTTCTGGGACGTGGTCCTGGGATTCCCGCCGGAGCTGCAGAAGCGGCTGCTTCACTTCTCTACGGGGAGCGACAGGGTCCCAGTGGGAGGGATGGCTGACCTCAACTTTAAAATAGCAAAGATTGAAGTTCCTTCTGACTG GTTACCAGTATCCCATACATGTTTCAACCAGCTCTGTCTACCGCCCTATAAGAGCAAGAAGGAACTGAAGCTGAAGCTGACAATCGCCATTTCAAATGCTGAAGGATTTGGCTTGGAGTGA